The Thermithiobacillus plumbiphilus DNA segment GCTGCAGCCCTGGCAACCTTATCTGGTGAGCTGGCGTGGGCGCGGGGACCTGGCCACCCTGACTGGCGCGGAGGATTCCGGGCCGCTGGCCCAGTTCAAGGGCATCGCAGTTGCCTGTGGATTCTATCTCAATGAGCTGCTGATCCGCCTCTTGCAGCGCTGGGATCCGCATCCGGGACTGTATGCGGCCTATCAGGGGGCGCTCGCGGCACTTGCGGCGGGCGAGGCGCCGGACTGGGTACTGCGGCGCTTTGAATTTCGACTGTTGCAGGAAATCGGATTTGGCTTTGATCTGTCGGGCTGCATTCAATGTGGGCGTCCGCTGCTGGCCGATGCTTCACCCTGGCTCTATCTGCCGGAGCAGGGCCTGATTTGCGCTGAACATGGCGGGGAAGGCCAGCCCACCTGTCGTGGCTCGGCGCTACGGGCGCTGGAAGGCGGCGCGGAAATGCCACCAGCCAGTGACAAACGCGTCATCAGGCAATGGCTGCAGGGAGCGCTGGCCACCCAGCTCGGGGGAAAGCCCTTGCAAAGCCAGGCCTTGCTACAGGTCTACCGGCGCCCCGGCCGGCTTTCCGGCGGCGGGCAGGAGAATGTTCTGGGGGAGGACTCCGATGATTAAGCTGGGCGTCAACATCGATCATATCGCCACCCTGCGCCAGGCGCGTGGCACGCGTTTTCCGGATCCGGTGCAGGCGGCATTCGAGGCCGAGCAGGGAGGGGCCGACAGTATCACCCTGCATCTGCGCGAGGATCGCCGGCACATCCAGGAGCGCGACCTTGAGATCATCAGCCGGACCATCCAGACCCGGATCAACCTCGAAATGGCCGTGACGGATGAGATGCTGGCGATTGCCGCCCGGCTGCGCCCGTCGGACTGCTGCCTGGTGCCGGAGAAGCGACAGGAGTTGACGACCGAGGGCGGACTCGATGTGGCCGGCCAGCTCGAACGCGTCAAGGCGGCCTGCGTCCGCCTGGCCCAGGCCGGTGTACGGGTGTCGCTGTTCGTTGATCCTGATCCTTTCCAGATCGAGGCTGCCGCCGAGGCCGGCGCCCCGGCCATCGAAATCCACACGGGTCGCTATGCCGATGCCGAAAGTGCTGGGTCCCGTGATGCCGAGGCTGCACAGATCCGCAATGCCGCCAGCCTGGCGCACTCGATGGGGCTGCACGTCCACGCCGGGCATGGATTGCACTATCACAACGTCCAGGCCATTGCAGCAATCCCCGCCATCGAGGAGCTGAATATCGGTCATGCCATCATAGCCCGGGCAGTATTCACGGGACTGCGCCAGGCGGTAGCCGAGATGAAGGCCTTGATGCGGGAGGCTGCCGCGGCTTGATAGTCGGCATCGGCACCGATCTGGTCGAGATCGCGCGTATCCGCAAGGCGCATGATCGCTTCGGCGGGCGTCTGGCGGGGCGCCTGCTCGGGCCCCTGGAGCTGGAGGGCTTTGCCGCTTGTGCCGATTCTGCTGCGTTTCTGGCCAGGCGTTTTGCTGCCAAGGAGGCTGCGGCCAAGGCGCTGGGCACCGGTTTCCAGCAGGGTCTGTCCTGGACTGACATTCAGGTTTGTCACAGCGCGCTTGGCCAGCCGCAGCTTTGCTGGTCAGGGCGGGCCCTGGACAGATTCCAGGGACTGGGAGCGGGCGTGCAGGCGCATATCAGTATTGCCGATGAGCGGGATTATGCGCTGGCCTTTGTCGTGCTGGAGCGGGCTTCATGATGTCGGATCGCTTTCTGGCGCTTGCTTTTGAATGATGGATGGAATGGATGAGCAAGATGGGTGCGAATAACAAGGAGGGTGCAAGTGCGCCCATCCTCGTCACGGGAGCGGCGGGTTTCATTGGCTATCATCTGAGCTTACGCCTGCTGGGGGCGGGGCGGCAGGTGGTCGGGATCGACAATCTCAACGACTACTATGACGTCAGCCTGAAGCGGGCGAGGCTGGCGCAGTTGCAGGCGCATCCCGGTTTCAGCTTCGAACAGCTGGATCTGGCGGATCGGGCGGGCATGGCGCGG contains these protein-coding regions:
- the recO gene encoding DNA repair protein RecO, whose product is MSTPAAVEAYVLHRYPYQESSLVVELFTLAEGRVGAVARGARRPKSQFARLQPWQPYLVSWRGRGDLATLTGAEDSGPLAQFKGIAVACGFYLNELLIRLLQRWDPHPGLYAAYQGALAALAAGEAPDWVLRRFEFRLLQEIGFGFDLSGCIQCGRPLLADASPWLYLPEQGLICAEHGGEGQPTCRGSALRALEGGAEMPPASDKRVIRQWLQGALATQLGGKPLQSQALLQVYRRPGRLSGGGQENVLGEDSDD
- the pdxJ gene encoding pyridoxine 5'-phosphate synthase, with translation MIKLGVNIDHIATLRQARGTRFPDPVQAAFEAEQGGADSITLHLREDRRHIQERDLEIISRTIQTRINLEMAVTDEMLAIAARLRPSDCCLVPEKRQELTTEGGLDVAGQLERVKAACVRLAQAGVRVSLFVDPDPFQIEAAAEAGAPAIEIHTGRYADAESAGSRDAEAAQIRNAASLAHSMGLHVHAGHGLHYHNVQAIAAIPAIEELNIGHAIIARAVFTGLRQAVAEMKALMREAAAA
- the acpS gene encoding holo-ACP synthase produces the protein MIVGIGTDLVEIARIRKAHDRFGGRLAGRLLGPLELEGFAACADSAAFLARRFAAKEAAAKALGTGFQQGLSWTDIQVCHSALGQPQLCWSGRALDRFQGLGAGVQAHISIADERDYALAFVVLERAS